From a region of the Candidatus Stygibacter australis genome:
- a CDS encoding HAD-IIB family hydrolase has protein sequence MKKLDLVIMDLDGSLLNSQSMISEKDQSTLKKLGNKGVIRAIATGRNYYSAQQVIKNNPEIDYAIVSTGLGIIDFHTGEYLAENFLESKDVIYLTKLLLKEKVDFMIHNTLPDNHFVICHDAGTGHPDFQLRWGWYREFASNLQSDLNKLQKASQFVAFFPHNTPRIAQLRQQLPQFKIIRTTSPITGHYDWMEIFPLNVSKGHALQWLCNRHHIDIKNTLCLGNDYNDLDMLRLAGKSYVTENAAEDIKNEFLVTVSNDQDPLTEIVRDYDIW, from the coding sequence TTGAAGAAACTGGATCTGGTTATTATGGATCTTGATGGTTCACTGCTGAATTCCCAGAGCATGATCAGTGAAAAGGATCAAAGCACACTTAAAAAATTGGGGAATAAGGGAGTGATCCGGGCAATCGCTACAGGAAGAAATTACTATTCTGCCCAGCAGGTGATCAAGAATAATCCTGAAATTGATTATGCCATTGTCTCAACAGGTTTGGGTATTATTGATTTTCATACTGGAGAATATCTGGCAGAGAACTTTCTGGAAAGCAAAGATGTGATCTATCTTACTAAATTGCTGCTGAAAGAAAAGGTGGATTTTATGATCCATAACACGCTTCCGGATAATCATTTTGTAATCTGCCACGATGCAGGAACGGGACATCCTGATTTTCAGCTGCGCTGGGGCTGGTATCGTGAATTTGCCAGCAATCTGCAAAGTGATCTGAATAAACTGCAAAAAGCATCTCAATTTGTTGCTTTTTTCCCACATAACACTCCTCGAATTGCCCAATTACGCCAGCAATTACCCCAATTTAAGATCATCAGAACCACATCACCAATCACCGGGCATTATGACTGGATGGAAATTTTCCCTTTAAATGTCTCCAAGGGACATGCTTTGCAGTGGTTATGTAACAGGCATCATATTGATATTAAAAATACCCTTTGCCTGGGCAATGATTATAATGACCTTGACATGTTAAGACTGGCTGGAAAAAGCTATGTAACTGAAAATGCTGCAGAAGATATAAAAAATGAGTTCCTGGTAACAGTTTCAAATGACCAGGATCCATTAACAGAGATTGTGAGGGATTATGATATTTGGTAG